CGGTTTCGCGACCGCGTGTTCGGGATGTTCGAGCGGCTGCACCCGGAGCGGAAGACTCCCGGCACGGGCGTGGGCCTGGCGATTGTCGCCACGGCGGTGGAGCGGCTCGGGGGGCGCCGCGGCGTGGAGCCGAACCATCCGGCCGGCAGCCGCTTCTGGGTCGAATTCGTGCGGTAGGTCGCACCCTGATTTATGGAAAACGCTGATCCCGTAATCCTCGTCGTTGAGGACGACATCAATGACCAGACCTTCATCCAGCGCGCGTTTCGCCGGAGCGGTGTGACCAACCGCATCGCCATCGTGAACGACGGCGAGGAAGCCACGGCGTACCTGCGCGGGCTGGATCTCTATTCCGACCGGACGCTGCACCCGCTGCCGCGGCTGATCATCACCGATTTGAAGATGCCGCGAATGAGCGGCATCGAGCTGCTGGGCTGGCTGCAGGAGCGCGAGGAATTCCGGCTCATCCCGGCAATCGTGCTGACATCGTCGAGCGACCAGACCGACATCACGCGGGCGTTCGAACACGGTGCGCGCGGCTACATGATCAAGCCGGTGGGCTTCGGCGAACTGGAGAAACTGGTGCACACCATCGCCGAATACTGGAAGGCCTCCTGCGTCCCCGCCGCGGTCGTGCCCCTCGGGGCAGGCCTCGGACGGAGATGATCGGCCAATGCCTGGCGCGGCGCTAAGGTCCGCGCCCCACTCTGCTCAATCCTGCAACGCCAGCCGAAAACTGCCCACAGGCAGCGCGGATTTCGTCTCGGGCTATCGCGGGACGGCGCCCGTCGTAGCGGAGGCGCGAGCCTTGGCAATCGAGGCAAGCAGGGATTTGGCCAGGCCTAGATCCTCTGGTGTCATCGCCGGCCGGACCGCCCGTTGAATGCGCTGGATGGCGCCCGCATAGTCCTGCTTCGCCAAGGCGTCCGCTGCCAGTCGAAGCTCTCGACGCAGTTCGGTCTCGGACTCCGTCACGGGCGCATCCGACCCCTCCGGGCTTGGACGGTAGTACAGCCACGTCTCGGAAACGTGAACGTCCGCGCTGCTTCCCGAGGCCCAATTCATCCACCCATTCCATTCTGATCCATCGCGACCCGCGCCCGTCTGCAGGGCGACATCACGTCGGAGAAGAACGCATGGCGGAACCGAACCCTGCCACCGCGAGCGGTCACCGCCCCCGGTCTGTACCGGCGTCGTGTTCCCCGAAGCCGAAGTGCAACCTTTCCGCTTGAGCAGTGCCGTTGTGCCCTGCTCCAGAGCCCGAGGCGCGAGTCGATCCGTCGCGCGCATGGCAAGTATGTAGTCACCCCGTGCGGTCGCCATGCCGGCATTCCAGCAGCCGGCCAATTGGCTCGTGCCCGCCGCCACGAACTTGATGTTCCGTTCGGGATAACAGGCTGCGAGGTGCGTCACGACTTCGCCGCTTTTGTCAGTGCTGCCAGCAGCCACCACGACGACCTCAAGGTTGCCCATCGTCTGGCTCATCACCGAGCCAATGGCTTCAGGAAGGAATCGAGCCCCATCATGGCTGAGCATCAGCACCGAAACCAGCGGCGGCTGGCCAGTGCCAGTGCTCGGTCCCTGGTTCCGGCTCAGCAACGTCCATTCCGCCGGCATCAGATCCATGTACTCAGTGGCCAGGTCATTGAACCAAGGCGTCGGCGCGATCACGATGCTCTGTGGTCCGGCGCCCAAAAAGGCGGCCCACCAGGC
The Opitutus sp. ER46 genome window above contains:
- a CDS encoding response regulator; its protein translation is MENADPVILVVEDDINDQTFIQRAFRRSGVTNRIAIVNDGEEATAYLRGLDLYSDRTLHPLPRLIITDLKMPRMSGIELLGWLQEREEFRLIPAIVLTSSSDQTDITRAFEHGARGYMIKPVGFGELEKLVHTIAEYWKASCVPAAVVPLGAGLGRR